One Cardiocondyla obscurior isolate alpha-2009 linkage group LG11, Cobs3.1, whole genome shotgun sequence DNA segment encodes these proteins:
- the Apf gene encoding bis(5'-nucleosyl)-tetraphosphatase [asymmetrical] — MSVQRRACGLVIFRRFQGAVQYLLMQTSYGNHHWTPPKGHVDPGETDMETALRETEEEAGFQPRDLKIFEDARHEMTYLVKGAPKIVVYWLAELLNPDKPVRLSNEHQAFNWLPLREACDLAEYEEMRRALNEFDEYVSRNLA; from the exons ATGTCGGTACAGAGACGTGCCTGCGGTCTCGTGATTTTTCGCCGATTTCAAGGCGCCGTTCAGTATTTACTGATGCAGACGTCGTACGGAAATCATCACTGGACGCCACCCAAAG GGCACGTTGATCCGGGCGAAACCGACATGGAGACCGCTTTGCGCGAGACCGAGGAAGAGGCCGGCTTCCAGCCACGCGATCTCAAGATCTTTGAGGACGCGAGGCACGAGATGACTTACCTCGTAAAGGGAGCGCCGAAGATCGTGGTGTATTGGCTGGCAGAACTGCTCAACCCGGACAAGCCCGTGCGATTATCGAACGAGCACCAGGCGTTCAACTGGCTTCCTCTCCGCGAGGCGTGCGATCTCGCGGAATATGAAGAGATGCGACGAGCTCTGAACGAATTCGACGAGTACGTGTCGCGAAATCTCGCGTGA
- the LOC139106457 gene encoding serine palmitoyltransferase small subunit B-like: MNNVVRSLRSFLKYWYFRYTLVTELYMVEEWERNFVNIFLLVLFAFFFVFNYKILLPVTQYIVGH, translated from the exons ATGAATAACGTCGTACGAAGTTTACGGTCTTTTCTGAAGTATTGGTACTTCCGATATACGCTCGTCACCGAGTTATACATGGTGGAAGAAtgggaaagaaattttgtta ATATCTTTCTTCTAGTACTGTTcgcttttttcttcgttttcaACTATAAAATACTGCTACCAGTTACGCAATATATTGTTGGGCATTAA
- the Socs36e gene encoding uncharacterized protein Socs36e codes for MGQHFASLRDLFRMDGERQPTEICASALGHLLPLEMVNRDGNESLPENETNGNVPVMNPNILPNRSECKLEGSLDNDHLNLDVDNHNTRFESLYSQPVETQDSKQVCNNGNVASEPSFRQQQEACCGSSGGSNSSSSSEDSPVNPPLRRSSKTLSFGKRKNKQRNKDQSPICNHVLSSKKKRSNWVLKFNCAKSKSSKNTDIIPGQGNGNSDCICTGYRRTEEHPMGAGIVFNSRSAPQSPILGPLPPSPVIDLSRFNPEEFPMEDCDERARMQRAREMEEGIEPPPGYRPNYPTGIQVHPNGITVDSLAALFQAHAGIQAAALTALSQIDFTLIPNIERPAHTQVDYVHCLVPDLQSITACSFYWGKMDRYEAERLLEGKQEGTFLLRDSAQEEFLFSVSFRKYGRSLHARIEQWNHKFSFDSHDPGVYASETVCGLIEHYKDPSCCMFFEPMLTIPLHRNFAFPLQHLCRAVITTRTTYDGINKLQLPKTLKSYLKEYHYKQRVRVRRLDMETDSHTDCRSISCLPI; via the exons atgggACAGCACTTTGCTAGTCTCAGAGATCTGTTTAGAATGGATGGTGAACGACAGCCTACCGAGATATGCGCTAGTGCGCTTGGTCACCTGTTGCCCTTGGAAATGGTGAATCGAGATGGCAATGAAAGTTTGCCTGAAAACGAGACTAATGGCAATGTACCTGTAATGAATCCTAATATACTGCCCAACAGATCAGAATGTAAATTAGAAGGAAGTTTGGACAACGATCATTTAAACTTAGACGTAGACAACCATAATACTAGATTCGAATCTTTGTATAGTCAACCTGTCGAAACTCAGGATTCAAAGCAAGTTTGTAACAATGGTAATGTTGCTAGCGAGCCGTCATTTAGACAGCAACAAGAAGCGTGCTGCGGTAGTTCCGGCGGTAGTAACAGCAGCAGCAGTTCCGAAGATAGTCCTGTAAATCCACCTTTAAGAAGATCATCGAAAACATTGTCgtttggaaaaagaaaaa ATAAACAGCGCAACAAGGATCAAAGCCCGATATGTAATCACGTTTTATCGTCAAAAAAGAAACGTAGCAACTGggtattgaaatttaattgcgccAAGAGCAAAAGCTCAAAGAATACCGATATTATTCCCGGTCAAGGGAATGGTAACTCGGATTGCATTTGCACTGGTTATAGGAGAACCGAAGAGCATCCTATGGGTGCGGGTATCGTGTTTAATAGTCGGTCCGCTCCGCAAAGTCCTATTCTGGGGCCTTTGCCACCGAGTCCCGTAATTgatttatcgcgatttaatCCCGAAGAATTTCCTATGGAA GATTGCGACGAACGCGCTCGAATGCAGCGTGCTCGAGAAATGGAGGAAGGTATCGAACCTCCTCCTGGTTATAGGCCTAATTATCCTACAGGAATACAAGTTCATCCTAACGGAATAACGGTGGACAGTTTAGCAGCATTGTTCCAAGCACATGCTGGTATTCAAGCTGCTGCTCTTACAGCCTTATCGCAGATTGACTTTACGTTAATTCCAAATATCGAAAGACCCGCGCACACGCAA gTTGATTACGTTCATTGTCTTGTGCCGGATTTACAATCAATTACAGCTTGCTCTTTTTATTGGGGCAAGATGGATCGTTATGAAGCAGAACGTTTATTAGAAGGAAAGCAAGAGGGTACTTTCTTGCTGCGAGATTCTGCACAGGAAGAATTCTTGTTTTCCGTGAGTTTCCGTAAATATGGGCGTTCATTACATGCACGGATCGAGCAATGGAATCACAAGTTTAGTTTTGATTCGCACGATCCAGGAGTTTACGCTTCCGAAACA GTATGCGGTTTAATTGAACATTATAAAGATCCCTCGTGTTGCATGTTTTTCGAGCCCATGCTCACTATTCCGTTACATCGGAATTTCGCTTTTCCACTGCAGCACCTGTGCAGAGCAGTGATAACCACACGAACAACATACGATGGTATAAACAAGCTGCAGTTGCCAAAGACACTTAAGAGCTATCTCAAAGAGTACCACTATAAGCAAAGAGTGCGAGTCAGGCGGTTAGACATGGAAACCGATTCACACACGGACTGTAGATCCATATCATGTTTACCGATATGA
- the LOC139106448 gene encoding ras-related protein Rab-24: MSRVDLKVVLLGNAMVGKTSLMERYIHDSFNGNRPYQNTIGTVFASKRVQVNDVTLVMGIWDTAGSEKYDAMTRTYYRGAKAAIVCYDITKSSTFQRAKHWVRELRSIEENCKVYLCATKKDLYDEGVVSDDPDIQSTVEKYTSGTQTKLFITSSKTGENIAELFDEIIRDFVSNPENLQKVEEAIVLSKKSGERYCCAT, from the exons ATGAGTCGCGTGGATTTAAAAGTTGTCTTACTCGGCAACGCGATGGTAGGAAAGACAAGTCTTATGGAACGATATATACATGACTCATTTAATGGCAATAGACCATATCAAAAT ACGATAGGCACTGTATTTGCGTCGAAGCGAGTGCAAGTAAACGATGTAACGCTCGTTATGGGAATATGGGACACTGCAGGGAGTGAAAA gTATGATGCAATGACTAGGACATATTATCGTGGTGCTAAAGCTGCCATTGTGTGCTACGATATTACGAAGTCGAGTACATTTCAAAGAGCAAAGCACTGGGTGAGAGAGCTTAGAAGTATAGAGGAGAATTGTAAAGTATACCTATGTGCTACTAAAAAGGATTTGTATGACGAAGGCGTTGTATCAGATGATCCAGACATTCAAAGTACTGTAGAAAAATACACGAGTGGCACTCAGACCAAACTGTTTATTACATCTAGTAAAACTGGAGAGAATATAG CCGAGTTGTTTGACGAAATCATACGGGATTTCGTGTCTAATCCAGAAAATTTGCAGAAAGTAGAAGAAGCAATTGTCTTGAGCAAAAAATCTGGGGAAAGATATTGCTGCGCGAcctaa
- the LOC139106456 gene encoding zinc finger protein 706, translating to MARGQQKIQSQAKAAEKSAKLKKQQGHSANDQKKAAQKALVHVCSVCKAQMPDPKTYKQHFENKHPKNDLPDDLKNV from the exons atGGCTCGTGGACAACAGAAAATACAATCTCAAGCTAAGGCGGCAGAAAAAAGTGCAAAGCTGAAAAAACAACAAGGACATAGTGCAAATGACCAAAAAAAGGCAGCACAGAAAGCACTTGTGCATGTGTGTAGTGTATGCAAG GCTCAAATGCCAGATCCTAAAACTTACAAGCAACACTTTGAGAATAAACATCCCAAGAATGATCTGCCAGAtgatttgaaaaatgtatga